CCGGCGGCGGTCGCGAGGACGGCCTGGAGGAGGGCGGCGGTGACGACGGTGGAGGCGGGGGCGAAGGGCGCCGGGACGGTGTCGAGGGTGAGTTCGGCGTCGCCGATGGCGATCTTGGAGTCGAGGACCAGGTCGCAGTGGTCCTTGAGGTAGGTCCCCGAGGAGTGGCGGGAGCTGGTCTCGCTCGCGTAGGCGACGGAGGTCACGCCGATCACGTGGATGCCGAGGGAGCGCGCGTGCAGGGCCATGTCGACGGGCAGGGCGTTGCGGCCGGACAGCGAGACGATGACCAGGGTGTCGCCCGCGCGCAGCGGGGAGCTGTCCAGGACGGCGGCGGCGAGGCCGTCGACGCGTTCGAGGGCGGAGCCGAGGGTGGCGGGCATGACGTCGACGCCGACGGTGCCGGGGACGGTGAGCAGGTTCATCAGGGCGAGGCCGCCGGCGCGGTAGACGACGTCCTGGGCGGCGAGGGAGGAGTGTCCGGCGCCGAAGGCGAACAGCCGGCCGCCCGCGGCGACGGTGTCGGCGAGCAGGGTGCCGGCGGCCGTGACGGAGTCGGCCTCCTCGTCCCGGACCCGCTGGAGCAGGCCGATGGCGGCGTCGAAGAACTGGCCGGCCAACGTGCGGTCGCTCATGCGGGGTCCGTCCCTTCGGCAGGTCTGCGTGTCGCGGATCACGGTGAGGTCTGAACCACAGCCGTGTCAATACGGCGTGTCCGCGCGGTGAACCGCCGCGGGGAGCCCCCGGTGGATCAGGACAGGCTCAGGGCCTCAGGGCCTCAGGGCCTCAGGGGCTCAGCCGCTCCACCCGCCAGCCGCCGTCCGCCTCGGCGACGTAGCGCAGGCGGTCGTGGAGGCGGTTCTCGCGGCCCTGCCAGAACTCGACGGAGCGGGGCGCGACGCGGAAGCCGCCCCAGTGGGGCGGGACGGGGACCTCTTCGCCCTCGGGGTAGCGGGCGGCGAGTTCGGCGTAGGAGGCGTCCAGGACGCCGCGGGTGGTGATGACCGTGGACTGGGCGCTGGCCCAGGCGCCGAGCCGGGAGCCGTGCGGGCGGCTGCGGAAGTAGGCGGCGGTCTCCTCGCGTCCGGTGCGGCGGGCGACGCCCTGGACGATGACCTGGCGGGCCATGGGGTGCCAGGGGAACAGCAGGGAGATGTGCGGGTTCTCGGCGAGGTCGCGTCCCTTGCGGGAGTCGTAGTTGGTGTAGAAGACGAAGCCCTGTTCGTCGAAGCCCTTGAGCAGGACCGTGCGGGAGCTGGGGCGGCCCGCGGCGTCGGCCGTGGAGACGATCATGGCGTTGGGTTCGAACAGGTGTCCCTCGGCGGCCGCCTGCCGGAACCAGCGGGCGAACTGCGCCACGGGTGTGTCGGCCAGCTCGGCCTCGGACAGGCCCTCGGCGCGGTAGTGCTTGCGCATGGAGGCGAGGTCGAGCGGCGCTGATTCTCCGGCTTCTCGGTCGGTCACGCGGTCATCCTGCCGTATGGCGGCCCGTGGTCCGCAGCGTGTCCTTCGTCACTGCGTGGCACTGAGTGCCGCGCTCTCTCCCCAAAGGTGGCACTCAGGGATATCGTGCTGTTGCCGCCCCGGTGGGGTGACCGCCGACCGCGCGGGGCATGACAGGGATGACCGCCCCGGACCGCGAGTCTGCGCCACGCGACCGCGGATCCGTACGGCGCGCGCCACTTCCGACCTCCGACAGCTGGGCGTCGTCTCCGTCGCCCCATCTGTCGCACAGACCACGAGGAGCCGCCTGATGTCCGATTTCGTGCCCGGACTCGAGGGAGTCGTCGCGTTCGAGACGGAGATCGCCGAACCCGACAAGGAGGGCGGCGCCCTGCGGTACCGGGGCGTCGACATCGAGGACCTCGTCGGCAAGGTCTCCTTCGGCAATGTGTGGGGGCTGCTCGTCGACGGCGCCTTCAACCCCGGGCTGCCGCCCGCCGAGCCGTTCCCGATCCCGGTGCACTCGGGTGACATCCGGGTGGACGTGCAGTCGGCGCTGGCGATGCTGGCGCCGGTGTGGGGCCTGAAGCCGCTGCTGGACATCGACGCCGGGCAGGCCCGCGACGACCTGGCGCGGGCGGCCGTGATGGCGCTGTCCTACGTCGCCCAGTCGGCGCGCGGGCAGGGTCTTCCGATGGTGCCGCAGAGCGAGATCGACAAGGCGGGCTCCATCACCGAGCGGTTCATGATCCGCTGGCGCGGCGAGCCCGACCCGCGGCATGTGGCGGCCGTGGACGCCTACTGGTCCTCCGCCGCCGAGCACGGCATGAACGCCTCCACGTTCACCGCCCGGGTCATCGCCTCCACCGGCGCCGACGTGGCCGCCGCCCTGTCGGGCGCGGTGGGCGCGATGTCCGGTCCGCTGCACGGCGGGGCGCCCTCCCGGGTGCTCGGCATGATCGAGGAGATCGAACGGACCGGGGACGCGGCCGGGTACGTGCGGCGCACCCTGGACCGCGGCGAGCGGCTGATGGGCTTCGGCCACCGGGTGTACCGGGCCGAGGACCCGCGCGCGCGGGTGCTGCGCCGCACCGCCCGCGAGCTGGGCGCGCCGCGCTACGAGGTGGCCGAGGCGCTGGAGAAGGCGGCCCTGGAGGAGCTGCACAGCCGCCGTCCGGACCGGGTGCTGG
The sequence above is drawn from the Streptomyces sp. SAT1 genome and encodes:
- a CDS encoding SIS domain-containing protein — its product is MSDRTLAGQFFDAAIGLLQRVRDEEADSVTAAGTLLADTVAAGGRLFAFGAGHSSLAAQDVVYRAGGLALMNLLTVPGTVGVDVMPATLGSALERVDGLAAAVLDSSPLRAGDTLVIVSLSGRNALPVDMALHARSLGIHVIGVTSVAYASETSSRHSSGTYLKDHCDLVLDSKIAIGDAELTLDTVPAPFAPASTVVTAALLQAVLATAAGVLAERGIEPPLLRSGNVDGGLEWNSRVFDQYADRIFYRR
- the pdxH gene encoding pyridoxamine 5'-phosphate oxidase, which produces MRKHYRAEGLSEAELADTPVAQFARWFRQAAAEGHLFEPNAMIVSTADAAGRPSSRTVLLKGFDEQGFVFYTNYDSRKGRDLAENPHISLLFPWHPMARQVIVQGVARRTGREETAAYFRSRPHGSRLGAWASAQSTVITTRGVLDASYAELAARYPEGEEVPVPPHWGGFRVAPRSVEFWQGRENRLHDRLRYVAEADGGWRVERLSP
- a CDS encoding citrate synthase 2; the protein is MSDFVPGLEGVVAFETEIAEPDKEGGALRYRGVDIEDLVGKVSFGNVWGLLVDGAFNPGLPPAEPFPIPVHSGDIRVDVQSALAMLAPVWGLKPLLDIDAGQARDDLARAAVMALSYVAQSARGQGLPMVPQSEIDKAGSITERFMIRWRGEPDPRHVAAVDAYWSSAAEHGMNASTFTARVIASTGADVAAALSGAVGAMSGPLHGGAPSRVLGMIEEIERTGDAAGYVRRTLDRGERLMGFGHRVYRAEDPRARVLRRTARELGAPRYEVAEALEKAALEELHSRRPDRVLATNVEFWAAIMLDFAEVPAHMFTSMFTCARTAGWSAHILEQKRTGRLVRPSARYIGPGPRGPQEIEGYEAIAH